A genomic region of Miscanthus floridulus cultivar M001 chromosome 3, ASM1932011v1, whole genome shotgun sequence contains the following coding sequences:
- the LOC136543733 gene encoding pre-mRNA-processing ATP-dependent RNA helicase prp5-like: protein MESQPERWRYGVPLAEQSKLQPLLRALERLRSRGLTEGRQRSSDLTLFLMCLLWGYISLGMRDVRASPPPVPEDAERRVENRAHAEAYKERKDAEEARRKRKSLERDELEKRRRQQGHDGLPEEPSPSSSSMDFLSDDYESEAGRGPLDHLLDVRETAPGASASGLASLGGGGEGTSGLAIARPGAEADTPETRASRKRAVSLMERATVGVTQPPSHRAEGVLESGEGWPVSVNTGVVPLPPPPPLPRMRDTVRKLLLPRSRPQLVTQGEATEAATKQVGEEAPTPYEAGATEGEAEAPRTSEAEVAEAGASRASEAEVADVGAPRSTEAEVVEVGAPRTTKAEVAEAGFGTAELAAQDVETEAGQALVPPPVQDLLPSQESAREVEVHSISSDDISQGKEVADAEVTSTMEQPALTSGEGSSALVRELEAWSLEKSMFLRWERDIWD from the exons atggagagccagccggagaggtggaggtacggtGTCCCGTTGGCTGAGCAGtccaagctacagccgctcctgagggcgctggagaggctgcgcagcCGCGGCCTTACG gagGGGCGGCAGAGGAGCAGTGATCTGACCCTGTTCCTGATGTGCCTGTtgtgggggtacatctctcta gggatgagggatgtgcgagcctccccaccacccgttcccgaggacgcagagCGGCGAGTGGAGAacagggcgcacgccgaggcatacaaggagcggaaggacgccgaggaggcaaggcggaagaggaagagcctcgagcgtGACGAGCTGGAGAAACGTCGCCGGCAACAGGGGCACGACGGTCTCCCAGAGGAGCCGTCTCCATCATCATCGTCGATGGATTTTTTGAGCGATGACTATGAGAGCGAGgcggggcggggtcccctagaccacctccTTGACGTTAGGGAGACGGCGCCTGGGGCGTCAGCGAGCGGCCTAGcatctctaggaggaggaggagagggcaccTCAGGGCTAGCGATCGCccgccccggggccgaggccgacacgcccgagacaCGGGCGTCGAGGAAGCGCGCCGTCAGCCTGATGGAGCGGGCGACGGTGGGGGTGACTCAACCACCTTCGCATAGGGCTGAGGGGGTGTTGGAGTCCGGTGAGGGCTGGCCGGTATCGGTGAACACGGGGGtcgtgccactgccgccaccaccgccattgcCGAGGATGAGGGACACGGTGCGAAAGCTATTGCTTccccgttcaag GCCACAGCTAGtcacccaaggagaggctaccgaggcggccacgAAGCAGGTGGGGGAAGAGGCACCTACGCCCTACGAGGCCggggccaccgagggcgaggctgaggcccctaggacctctgaGGCTGAGGTGGCAGAGGCCGGGGCTTCCAGGGCTTCTGAAGCCGAGGTGGCGGACGTCGGGGCTCCCAGgtccaccgaggccgaggtggtggaggttggagctcctaggaccaccaaggccgaggtggcagaggcCGGCTTTGgcacggcggagctggcagcCCAGGATGTGGAgacggaggcggggcaagctttGGTACCACCCCCGGTCCAAGACCTGTTGCCGTcgcaggagagcgcccgggaggtggaggttcattcaatctcctccgacgatattTCTCAGGGGAAGGAGGTAGCGGACGCTGAGGTGACCAGCACcatggagcagccagctctgacttctggcgaggggagctcggccctcgtccgg gagctcgaggcctggtCCCTCGAGAAGTCAATgttcctccggtgggagagggacatctgggactag